In Leptodactylus fuscus isolate aLepFus1 chromosome 2, aLepFus1.hap2, whole genome shotgun sequence, one genomic interval encodes:
- the BCDIN3D gene encoding RNA 5'-monophosphate methyltransferase translates to MDSSEPEDRQDPGAAQYGNFPNYYSFHPPETRISLLPPGLLLELLHRHGGLQDTVLALDVGCNTGELSVALYNYLMQTEGGPEILKHVYFMCCDIDPDLITRAQTANPCPDAITFSTLDITDASSLGTLHSFLDRFGQSSFHIGFCMSITMWIHLNHGDNGLVEFLNRLKSLCDYVLIEPQPWKCYRSAARRLRKLGRQDFDHFHTLSIRGDMAKEITKIMTKDGSTELIHRFGKTSWDRSLLLFKVQRPKKLSV, encoded by the exons ATGGATAGTTCCGAGCCTGAGGACCGCCAAGACCCCGGGGCCGCTCAGTACGGAAACTTCCCCAATTACTACAGCTTTCATCCGCCTGAGACCCGCATAAGTCTGCTCCCCCCGGGGCTGCTGCTGGAGCTTCTACACAGACATGGCGGGCTGCAGGACACGGTGCTGGCGCTGGATGTGGGCTGTAATACAGGG gAGTTGAGTGTTGCTCTATACAACTATCTCATGCAAACAGAGGGAGGTCCAGAAATCTTGAAACATGTCTACTTCATGTGCTGTGACATTGACCCTGATCTGATCACTAGAGCTCAGACTGCAAACCCTTGCCCTGATGCCATCACATTCTCCACCCTAGACATCACTGATGCCTCCTCACTGGGCACCTTGCACAGTTTCTTGGACAGGTTTGGCCAGTCTTCCTTCCATATTGGCTTCTGCATGTCTATAACCATGTGGATCCACCTAAATCATGGTGACAATGGACTAGTAGAATTTCTTAATCGGCTAAAATCTTTGTGTGATTATGTACTTATTGAGCCACAGCCGTGGAAGTGCTACCGGTCAGCGGCCCGCCGACTACGCAAGCTGGGCAGACAGGACTTTGATCACTTCCATACTCTGTCCATCCGTGGAGACATGGCAAAGGAAATCACTAAGATCATGACCAAAGATGGCAGTACAGAACTCATTCACCGGTTTGGAAAAACAAGCTGGGACAGAAGTCTTCTTCTTTTTAAAGTCCAAAGACCCAAAAAACTTTCTGTCTAG